A portion of the Bacteroides faecium genome contains these proteins:
- a CDS encoding ATP-binding protein — MASYRFTKLKVTIGYTLLLAILLFSLVFVHHEMETLSAADDQQNLRTDSLLTLIHEKDQNTIQMLRVLSEANDSLLSASEIEEIISEQDSIITHQRVQHRVITKRDSLLTTPKKKGFFKRVAEVFAPSRQDSAVLVNTSLEVATDTILEPATSKDSLQQKIRMATEEKRLQRRKTIRRTSTKYQRMNSQLTARMDSLIKQYEEEMSLRARQDAEMQQEVRMRSARTIAGIAIGAVLLSVFFLILIVRDISRSNRYRRQLEEANKRAEDLLVAREKLMLAITHDFKAPLGSIMGYTELLSRLTGDERQRFYLDNMKSSSEHLLKLVSDLLDFHRLDLNKAEVNRVTFNPSQLFEEIYVSFEPLTAAKGLALQCHVAPELNGRYISDPLRLRQIVNNLLSNAVKFTQQGEITLTARYDSSKLTIAIADSGKGMAAEDRERIFQEFTRLSGAQGEEGFGLGLSIVKKLVALLEGTIDVQSKLGEGSCFTVALPLYPVGESIPESQPITESQSSLENEATAMNEAATAIPLMKVIRVLLIDDDKIQLSLTAAMLKQHGIDAVCCEQLEELIEQLRTSVFDVLLTDIQMPAINGFDLVKLLRASNIPQAKTIPVIAVTARSEMDKSALREHGFAGCLHKPFTVKELLLTVNEGQLSADEAHITEDMVNTGINFPALTAYSEDDPEAAYSIIQTFVEETKKNVERMRQAFVDKDTDGIAAMAHKLLPLLTLIGASDAIAPLKFLESCRGESFSSEISDTASAALSTVCIIISEAENYLTSMKSVD, encoded by the coding sequence ATGGCTTCCTATCGTTTCACAAAACTGAAAGTAACCATCGGTTACACGTTATTACTTGCGATTCTTCTTTTTTCTCTGGTGTTTGTTCATCATGAGATGGAGACACTGTCGGCTGCCGACGACCAGCAGAATCTGCGGACAGACAGCCTGCTGACTCTGATTCACGAGAAAGACCAGAATACCATCCAGATGCTCCGCGTATTGAGTGAAGCGAACGACAGCCTGCTTTCCGCTTCAGAGATTGAAGAGATTATATCCGAACAGGATTCCATTATCACCCACCAACGCGTACAACACCGGGTTATCACCAAACGCGATTCTCTGCTGACTACGCCCAAGAAGAAAGGCTTTTTCAAGAGAGTGGCAGAAGTGTTTGCACCTTCCAGGCAGGATAGTGCCGTATTGGTCAACACCTCTCTGGAAGTTGCCACGGATACCATTCTCGAACCTGCTACTTCCAAAGACTCCCTTCAGCAAAAGATTCGCATGGCTACCGAGGAAAAGCGTCTTCAACGACGAAAAACAATCCGCCGCACCAGTACGAAATACCAGCGTATGAATTCGCAGTTGACGGCAAGAATGGATAGTCTGATAAAACAATACGAAGAAGAAATGAGCCTGCGTGCCCGTCAGGATGCCGAGATGCAACAGGAAGTAAGAATGCGCTCCGCACGCACCATTGCCGGAATCGCTATCGGCGCTGTTTTGCTGTCTGTCTTTTTCCTGATATTGATTGTACGTGACATCTCCCGCAGCAACCGCTACCGCCGACAGTTGGAAGAAGCGAACAAACGGGCGGAAGACCTGCTCGTTGCCCGTGAAAAACTGATGCTTGCCATAACCCACGACTTCAAAGCGCCGCTAGGCTCCATCATGGGTTATACCGAACTACTGTCCCGCCTGACAGGGGACGAACGGCAACGCTTCTATCTGGACAATATGAAAAGCTCCTCGGAACATCTCTTGAAACTGGTCAGCGACTTGCTCGACTTCCATCGCCTCGACCTTAATAAAGCGGAAGTGAACCGTGTCACTTTCAATCCTTCGCAGTTGTTTGAAGAAATCTATGTCAGCTTTGAACCGTTGACAGCCGCCAAAGGATTGGCATTGCAGTGCCACGTCGCTCCGGAGTTGAACGGACGTTACATCAGCGACCCTTTGAGGCTTCGGCAGATTGTGAACAACCTTCTGTCTAACGCCGTGAAGTTTACTCAACAAGGCGAGATAACGCTGACAGCCCGATATGATTCATCAAAGCTGACGATAGCGATTGCAGACAGCGGAAAAGGCATGGCTGCCGAAGACCGTGAACGTATTTTCCAGGAGTTTACCCGTTTGTCCGGTGCGCAGGGAGAAGAAGGCTTCGGCTTGGGATTATCCATTGTAAAAAAGCTGGTCGCTCTGCTTGAGGGCACGATTGATGTGCAGAGCAAATTGGGAGAGGGAAGTTGCTTTACGGTCGCTCTACCTCTTTATCCGGTAGGCGAATCCATCCCGGAAAGTCAACCCATTACAGAAAGCCAATCATCGTTGGAAAACGAAGCTACGGCTATGAATGAAGCTGCAACTGCCATCCCCCTGATGAAAGTAATCCGCGTCCTCTTGATTGATGATGATAAAATCCAACTCAGCCTGACGGCAGCCATGTTGAAACAGCACGGTATTGACGCAGTATGTTGCGAGCAGCTCGAAGAGCTTATCGAACAACTCCGCACTTCCGTTTTCGATGTATTGCTGACAGACATACAAATGCCCGCTATCAACGGCTTCGATTTGGTGAAACTCTTGCGTGCTTCTAATATTCCGCAGGCAAAGACCATCCCTGTGATTGCCGTGACCGCCCGCAGTGAAATGGACAAATCCGCCCTGCGTGAGCACGGCTTTGCCGGATGCCTGCATAAACCGTTTACAGTGAAAGAATTGCTGCTGACAGTCAACGAGGGACAACTTTCGGCTGATGAGGCCCACATCACAGAAGATATGGTAAACACCGGAATAAACTTTCCCGCACTCACCGCCTACTCCGAGGATGACCCGGAAGCGGCATATTCTATCATTCAGACCTTTGTCGAGGAAACAAAAAAGAATGTCGAACGGATGCGACAAGCCTTCGTTGACAAAGATACAGACGGGATAGCTGCTATGGCGCATAAACTGCTCCCTCTCCTCACGTTGATAGGAGCTTCGGACGCAATAGCTCCTTTAAAGTTCTTGGAATCCTGTCGCGGAGAGTCTTTCTCTAGTGAAATAAGCGATACGGCATCGGCTGCACTGTCAACCGTTTGTATTATAATCAGCGAAGCGGAAAATTACTTAACGTCGATGAAAAGTGTCGATTAG
- a CDS encoding translocation/assembly module TamB domain-containing protein yields MKRKWIRRVSWILLTPIIFFVILMVLLYIPPVQNLIRREVTAYASKATGMQIQVERIDLRFPLNLLVRGVEVIQQPDTLLSLESLNVRVQAWPLIKGKVEVDEVTLSRVAFNSANLIDGMEIKGVLGRFFLQSHGVDLSNETAVINATELSDTHVQMLMNDTTTTPKDTTASAPVNWKVDLHQLKLKNVSFSMQLPADSMRMAAHIGEATIDDAQADLKNQFYGLKQFLLSGTSASYDTGAAKPVEGFDTSHIAVRDVSIGLDSLLYKGRDMNAVIREFTMNERSGLSITSLTGRAYSNDSIISVPGLKLQTPHSEIDLSAHTYWELVNIPTTGRLTANLNAYIGKEDVMLFTGGLPDSFKEAYPFRPLVIRAGTDGNLKEMQISRFTVDLPGAFSLEGGGILENLADSITRSGTIGLKMKTQNLNFLTALSGEAPNGTIVIPDSMNLVAQVDIKGPEYKANLHLKEGQGAMNVNAALNTATEVYKADLKIDNLQLHHFLPKDSIYELSLSAAADGRGLDVMSYHSYAKLDLALDQLHYAQYHLSNVHLTGALKGALVTANLTSDNALLKMTTDAEYNLAHSYPDGKVTVDVTQLDLHELGLMPEPMKRPLAFNLSAEARQNRVFTHLISGDMKLNLSARSGVNPLISQSTHFVDVLMKQIDEKELNHAELRKALPTAILSFSAGKENPLAYFLATKNISYHDASMKFGTAPDWGINGKAAIHALKMDTLQLDTIFFTVKQDTTLMKLRAGVINGPKNPQFSFSTTLTGEIRDRDAELLVDYKNGKGETGVLLGVNARPLFEGQGKGNGIAFTLIPENPIVAFQKFHFNENHNWIYLHKNMRVYANVDMWDEEGMGFRVHSVQGDTVSLQNIDVEIRRIRLQEITSVLPYFPEITGLFSLEAHYVQTEKDLQLSAEASIDELTYERQRIGDIALGATWLPGEQGKQYLNAYLNHDQVEVLVADGKLLPTRTGKDSLEVNTTLEHFPLRVANVFIPDQMVTLSGDMDGNLNITGSTEQPLINGELVLDSVAVLSRQYGARFMFDNRPVQIKNNRLLFDKFAIYTTSKNPFTIDGYVDFRDMSRPMANLNMLAQNYTLLDAKRTRESLVYGKVFADFRATVKGPLDGLNMRGNVSLLGNTDVSYVLTDSPLTVQDRLGSLVTFTSFSDTTTVVRQEVPTVSLGGLDMVMMVHIDPSVRVKVDLDASNDNRIELEGGGDLSMKYTPQGDLTLTGRYTLSGGLMKYALPVIAAKEFAIDNGSYVEWTGNPMDPMLNFKATDRIRASVSEGENGGSRMVNFDVSVVVKNRLDNLSFAFDVSAPEDATVQNELTAMGAEERGKQALYIMVMKTYLGTGPIGGGGGGLGKLNMGSALTSVLSSQINSLMGNLKNASLSVGVEDHDNSDTGGKRTDYSFRYSQRLFNNRFQIVIGGKVSTGENAANDAESFIDNISLEYRLDRTGTRYVRLFYDKNYESVLEGEITETGVGLVLRKKLDKLSELFIFKKKK; encoded by the coding sequence ATGAAACGAAAATGGATACGACGGGTAAGCTGGATTCTGCTTACTCCTATAATATTCTTTGTAATACTAATGGTATTACTTTACATTCCCCCCGTACAGAATCTTATACGTCGGGAGGTTACTGCATATGCTTCTAAAGCAACCGGCATGCAGATTCAGGTGGAACGAATCGACCTTCGTTTTCCGCTCAATCTGTTGGTTCGTGGCGTGGAAGTGATTCAGCAGCCGGACACGCTATTGTCTCTGGAAAGCCTGAACGTACGCGTGCAGGCGTGGCCGCTCATCAAAGGAAAAGTCGAAGTGGACGAAGTGACCTTGAGCCGCGTAGCCTTCAATTCTGCCAATCTGATAGACGGCATGGAGATAAAAGGTGTATTGGGGCGTTTCTTCCTGCAAAGCCACGGTGTCGATTTGTCCAACGAAACAGCCGTTATCAACGCAACGGAACTATCGGACACTCATGTGCAGATGCTGATGAACGACACCACGACCACCCCCAAGGATACCACCGCTTCGGCTCCTGTAAACTGGAAAGTAGACCTTCATCAACTGAAACTGAAAAACGTATCGTTCAGCATGCAGCTTCCCGCCGATTCGATGCGGATGGCTGCGCATATTGGCGAAGCGACCATTGACGATGCCCAAGCCGACTTGAAGAACCAGTTCTATGGATTGAAACAATTTTTGTTGTCGGGCACTTCCGCCAGCTATGATACCGGTGCGGCTAAACCCGTCGAAGGTTTCGACACTTCGCATATTGCCGTCCGTGATGTCAGCATCGGTCTGGACTCCTTATTATATAAAGGTAGGGATATGAATGCTGTCATCCGCGAATTCACCATGAACGAACGTTCGGGATTGAGCATCACCTCATTGACAGGTAGGGCATACTCTAACGATTCAATCATCAGTGTTCCCGGCTTGAAACTGCAAACTCCTCATTCCGAAATAGATTTATCCGCCCATACTTATTGGGAACTTGTCAACATCCCGACTACCGGACGCTTGACTGCCAATCTCAATGCGTATATCGGCAAAGAGGACGTGATGTTATTCACCGGCGGACTGCCGGACAGCTTCAAGGAAGCCTATCCTTTCCGTCCGCTTGTCATCCGTGCCGGTACGGACGGTAACTTGAAAGAGATGCAGATTTCCCGCTTTACGGTAGACTTGCCGGGCGCATTCTCCTTAGAGGGCGGCGGTATCCTCGAAAACCTCGCCGACAGCATTACCCGTTCGGGAACCATCGGTCTGAAGATGAAGACGCAGAACCTGAATTTCCTTACCGCCTTGTCCGGTGAAGCGCCTAACGGCACGATTGTCATCCCCGACAGCATGAATCTCGTTGCGCAGGTAGACATCAAAGGCCCTGAATACAAAGCAAACCTGCATCTGAAAGAAGGACAGGGGGCTATGAATGTGAACGCGGCATTAAATACTGCCACCGAAGTTTACAAGGCAGACTTGAAAATAGACAACCTGCAACTCCATCATTTCCTTCCGAAAGACTCCATTTATGAGCTTTCCCTTTCTGCCGCCGCCGACGGGCGCGGACTGGATGTGATGTCTTATCACTCATATGCCAAACTGGACTTGGCGTTAGACCAACTGCATTATGCCCAATACCATCTCTCTAACGTCCATCTGACGGGAGCTTTGAAAGGTGCATTAGTGACAGCCAATCTGACAAGTGATAATGCCCTGTTGAAAATGACGACAGATGCCGAATATAATCTGGCACACAGCTATCCCGACGGAAAAGTGACGGTTGACGTCACTCAGCTCGACTTGCATGAACTGGGACTGATGCCCGAACCGATGAAACGCCCGCTCGCTTTCAATCTTTCTGCCGAAGCCCGTCAGAACCGGGTGTTTACGCATCTTATTTCCGGTGACATGAAGCTCAACCTGAGTGCGCGTTCCGGTGTCAATCCTCTGATTAGCCAGTCTACCCATTTCGTGGACGTCCTGATGAAGCAGATTGACGAGAAAGAACTGAATCACGCCGAACTGCGTAAAGCATTACCGACAGCTATCCTGTCTTTCTCCGCAGGAAAAGAGAATCCGTTAGCCTATTTTCTGGCTACCAAGAATATATCCTACCATGACGCTTCCATGAAATTCGGCACGGCTCCCGATTGGGGAATCAACGGTAAGGCTGCCATCCATGCATTGAAAATGGATACTTTGCAACTCGATACCATCTTCTTCACCGTCAAACAGGATACTACGCTTATGAAGCTGCGTGCCGGAGTGATAAACGGGCCGAAGAACCCGCAATTTTCTTTCTCCACCACTCTGACTGGAGAAATCCGTGACCGCGATGCAGAATTACTGGTGGATTACAAAAACGGCAAAGGAGAAACAGGCGTATTATTGGGCGTCAACGCCCGTCCTCTGTTCGAAGGACAGGGAAAGGGCAACGGAATAGCTTTCACGCTGATTCCGGAAAACCCGATTGTCGCCTTCCAAAAGTTCCATTTCAACGAGAATCACAACTGGATTTACCTGCATAAGAATATGCGTGTATATGCCAACGTGGATATGTGGGATGAGGAAGGAATGGGATTCCGGGTTCATTCTGTGCAAGGAGATACGGTATCTTTGCAGAATATAGATGTCGAAATACGAAGAATCCGCCTGCAAGAGATTACGAGCGTATTGCCTTATTTCCCCGAAATAACCGGATTGTTTTCATTGGAAGCCCACTATGTACAAACAGAAAAAGACTTGCAGCTCTCCGCCGAAGCGTCTATTGACGAACTGACCTACGAGCGCCAGCGTATCGGTGACATTGCATTGGGTGCTACCTGGCTGCCGGGCGAACAGGGAAAACAATATCTCAACGCTTATCTGAACCACGACCAGGTGGAAGTACTGGTGGCGGATGGAAAACTGCTTCCTACCCGAACGGGCAAAGACAGCCTGGAAGTGAATACGACACTGGAACATTTCCCGCTCCGGGTGGCGAATGTGTTCATTCCCGACCAGATGGTCACCCTGTCCGGCGACATGGATGGAAACCTGAATATCACGGGCAGCACCGAACAGCCTTTGATAAACGGTGAACTGGTACTGGATAGCGTTGCCGTCCTTTCCCGCCAGTATGGTGCCCGTTTCATGTTTGACAACCGTCCTGTGCAGATAAAGAACAACCGGCTGTTATTTGATAAATTCGCCATTTACACTACATCGAAGAATCCGTTTACCATTGACGGTTATGTAGACTTCCGTGATATGAGTCGTCCGATGGCAAACCTGAATATGCTGGCACAGAACTATACCTTGCTGGATGCCAAACGCACCCGTGAAAGTCTGGTTTACGGTAAAGTATTTGCCGACTTCCGGGCGACGGTGAAGGGGCCTTTGGACGGACTGAATATGCGTGGGAACGTAAGCCTGTTAGGTAATACCGACGTCTCGTATGTTTTGACCGACTCACCATTAACCGTACAAGACCGCTTGGGAAGCCTTGTGACCTTCACCTCATTCAGTGACACCACGACCGTCGTCCGACAGGAAGTGCCGACCGTCTCGTTAGGCGGACTGGATATGGTAATGATGGTGCATATCGACCCGTCTGTCCGTGTGAAAGTCGATTTGGACGCAAGCAATGACAACCGCATCGAACTGGAAGGCGGCGGTGACCTCTCCATGAAATACACCCCGCAAGGTGACCTGACACTGACGGGACGCTATACCTTGAGCGGCGGCTTGATGAAATACGCCTTACCGGTGATTGCCGCGAAAGAATTTGCCATTGACAACGGCAGCTATGTGGAATGGACGGGAAATCCGATGGATCCGATGCTGAACTTCAAGGCGACCGACCGCATCCGTGCGTCCGTCTCCGAAGGGGAGAACGGCGGAAGCCGCATGGTCAATTTCGACGTTTCCGTCGTAGTCAAGAACCGTCTGGATAATCTTTCGTTTGCGTTCGATGTGTCAGCTCCCGAAGACGCGACCGTACAAAACGAGTTGACCGCCATGGGAGCGGAAGAGCGTGGTAAGCAAGCCCTGTATATCATGGTGATGAAAACCTATCTCGGCACCGGCCCGATTGGCGGCGGTGGCGGCGGACTGGGCAAGTTGAACATGGGGTCTGCCCTGACTTCCGTATTGAGCAGCCAGATTAACTCATTGATGGGTAACCTGAAAAATGCAAGTCTCTCTGTCGGTGTCGAAGACCATGATAATTCGGATACGGGTGGCAAGCGTACGGATTATAGTTTCCGTTATTCTCAGCGTCTTTTCAACAACCGTTTCCAGATTGTGATTGGCGGTAAGGTATCCACTGGCGAGAATGCGGCGAACGATGCCGAATCCTTTATCGATAATATATCTCTGGAATACCGTTTGGATAGGACAGGAACACGCTACGTACGTCTGTTCTATGACAAGAACTACGAGAGTGTGCTCGAAGGCGAGATTACGGAAACCGGAGTCGGTCTGGTACTTCGCAAGAAACTGGATAAACTCAGTGAACTGTTTATCTTTAAGAAAAAGAAATAA
- the tamL gene encoding translocation and assembly module lipoprotein TamL: MKSIYSNIVSISLISIILFSGCSVTKHLPEGEVLYTGSKTVVENKSTTPVGVTAMTEIDAALDKTPSTKMFGGFLPVPFKMWMYNDFVKYKKGFGRWMFNRFAANPPVFISTVNPDVRVKVTTNLLRDYGYFNGKVTYKTLVDKKDSLKASIVYTVDMKNPYFIDTVYYQRFTPQTLRIMERGRRMSYISPGEQFSVVDLDEERTRISTLLRNRGYFYFRPDYMTYQADTTLIPGGHISLRLIPVPGLPAAAQRPYYVGDASVYLFGKNGEAPNDSMLYKNLSIHYYNKLQVRPNMLYRWLNYQQFVRNAQMRASNRTRLYSQYRQEQVQEKLSQLGIFSYMDIQYAPRDTTAVCDTLDITMQATFAKPLDAELELNVVTKSNDQTGPGASFGVTRNNVFGGGESWNVKLKGSYEWQTGGGNKSSLMNSWEMGLSTSLTFPRVVFPRLGKMEFDFPATTTFRLYVDQLNRAKYYKLLSFGGNATYDFQPTRTSRHSITPFKLTFNVLQHRTKEFQEIADANPALYISLDNQFIPAMEYTYTYDNASARRVKNPVWWQSTVTSAGNLTSTIYRAFGRPYNEEGKKLLGAPFSQFMKFNTEFRHLWNMDKNNKVASRVALGALFSYGNSTIAPYSEQFYVGGANSIRAFTVRSIGPGGYHPEESRYSYLDQTGTFRFEANVEYRFRIFKSIWGATFLDAGNVWLMRKDEARPDSQLRLKTFPKQIALGTGIGVRYDMDILVFRLDFGIPLHLPYDTERSGYYNVTGAFFKNLGIHFAIGYPF, from the coding sequence ATGAAAAGTATATATAGTAACATAGTATCAATAAGTCTGATTAGTATCATCCTGTTTTCCGGCTGTTCGGTGACGAAGCATCTGCCCGAAGGGGAAGTGCTCTATACCGGTAGCAAGACAGTGGTAGAGAATAAATCGACCACACCGGTCGGTGTGACGGCTATGACTGAAATTGACGCAGCCCTTGACAAAACGCCCAGTACGAAAATGTTTGGAGGTTTTCTGCCTGTTCCTTTCAAAATGTGGATGTACAATGACTTTGTGAAATATAAAAAAGGCTTCGGCAGGTGGATGTTCAACCGCTTTGCCGCCAATCCGCCTGTCTTTATCTCTACTGTCAATCCGGATGTCCGCGTCAAAGTGACAACCAACCTGTTGCGTGACTATGGCTATTTCAACGGTAAAGTGACTTATAAAACACTGGTCGACAAGAAAGACAGCCTGAAAGCAAGTATCGTCTATACGGTAGATATGAAGAATCCTTACTTCATTGATACGGTTTATTATCAGCGTTTCACCCCTCAAACCTTGCGGATTATGGAGCGTGGACGCCGGATGTCCTATATCAGTCCTGGCGAACAGTTCAGTGTGGTAGACCTGGACGAAGAACGTACCCGCATCAGCACGTTGCTGCGCAACCGCGGATATTTTTATTTCCGTCCCGACTATATGACATACCAGGCAGATACAACCTTAATCCCCGGCGGTCATATCAGCCTGCGCCTGATTCCTGTTCCGGGATTGCCTGCTGCTGCGCAACGTCCCTATTATGTAGGCGACGCATCTGTCTATCTGTTTGGAAAGAACGGTGAAGCCCCGAATGACAGCATGCTCTACAAGAACCTGAGTATCCACTATTACAATAAATTACAAGTTCGCCCCAATATGCTCTATCGTTGGCTGAATTATCAGCAGTTTGTGCGTAATGCTCAGATGCGTGCTTCCAACCGTACCCGCCTTTACAGCCAGTACCGTCAGGAGCAGGTACAGGAAAAACTCAGCCAACTGGGAATATTCAGCTATATGGACATACAGTACGCTCCCAGGGATACGACAGCCGTCTGCGATACATTGGACATCACGATGCAGGCCACTTTCGCTAAACCGCTGGATGCCGAACTGGAACTTAATGTAGTTACCAAAAGTAACGACCAGACAGGCCCCGGTGCCTCATTCGGAGTCACCCGTAACAACGTATTCGGTGGTGGAGAAAGCTGGAACGTAAAACTGAAAGGCTCTTATGAATGGCAAACCGGTGGCGGAAATAAAAGCTCGTTAATGAACAGTTGGGAAATGGGGCTTTCCACATCTCTCACCTTCCCGAGAGTCGTATTCCCCCGTCTGGGTAAAATGGAATTTGACTTCCCGGCTACCACTACATTCCGCCTATACGTCGACCAGTTGAACCGTGCCAAGTATTACAAACTATTGTCATTCGGTGGAAACGCAACCTATGATTTCCAACCGACTCGCACAAGCCGTCATAGCATTACGCCTTTCAAACTGACGTTTAACGTCTTGCAGCATCGAACGAAAGAATTTCAGGAAATAGCCGATGCCAATCCTGCGCTATACATCAGTCTGGACAATCAGTTCATCCCGGCGATGGAATACACATACACCTATGACAACGCTTCGGCACGCCGTGTAAAGAACCCTGTCTGGTGGCAATCCACCGTTACCTCTGCCGGAAACTTGACATCCACCATTTACCGTGCTTTCGGTCGTCCGTACAATGAAGAAGGGAAAAAACTCCTGGGTGCGCCGTTCTCCCAATTTATGAAGTTCAACACCGAATTCCGCCATTTGTGGAATATGGACAAGAACAATAAGGTTGCTTCCCGCGTAGCACTGGGTGCTCTCTTCTCGTATGGTAATTCCACCATAGCCCCGTATAGCGAACAGTTCTACGTCGGTGGTGCCAACAGTATCCGTGCCTTCACAGTACGTAGCATCGGACCGGGTGGTTACCATCCTGAAGAAAGCCGTTATTCCTATCTTGACCAGACGGGAACCTTCCGCTTCGAAGCGAATGTGGAATATCGTTTCCGTATCTTCAAGAGCATCTGGGGAGCTACCTTCCTCGATGCCGGCAACGTCTGGCTGATGCGCAAGGATGAGGCTCGCCCCGACTCGCAGCTCCGTCTGAAAACTTTCCCGAAACAGATTGCTTTGGGCACAGGTATCGGCGTCCGTTATGACATGGATATTCTCGTATTCCGTCTCGACTTCGGTATTCCTTTACATTTGCCGTATGACACAGAACGAAGCGGGTATTACAATGTCACCGGAGCTTTCTTTAAGAATTTGGGAATACATTTTGCTATTGGGTATCCCTTTTAA
- a CDS encoding nucleotidyltransferase, with amino-acid sequence MKPTLFLLAAGMGSRYGGLKQLDGLGPNGETIMDYSIYDAINAGFGKLVFVIRKDFEQDFRDKIISKYEGHIPCELVFQSIDDLPEGFTCPADRTKPWGTNHAVMMGADVIKEPFAVINCDDFYGRDSFQVMGKYLSALPEGSKNVYSMVGFRIGNTLSESGTVSRGICGTNADNLLTSVVERTKIQRLDGEVKYIDDNGEWTATPDTTPVSMNFWGFTPDYFAYSEEFFKTFLSDPKNMENLKSEFFIPLMVDKLINDGTATVEVLDTTSKWFGVTYPEDRQSVVDKIQALVDAGEYPAKLF; translated from the coding sequence ATGAAACCAACTTTATTCTTATTGGCAGCCGGTATGGGCAGCCGTTATGGAGGCTTGAAACAATTGGACGGTCTGGGTCCTAATGGCGAAACTATTATGGATTACTCCATTTATGATGCCATCAATGCCGGATTTGGTAAGCTTGTATTTGTAATCCGCAAAGATTTTGAACAAGATTTCCGTGATAAAATTATTTCCAAATACGAAGGCCACATTCCTTGCGAACTGGTATTCCAGTCTATCGACGACCTTCCCGAAGGCTTCACTTGTCCGGCGGACCGTACAAAACCTTGGGGTACTAACCATGCAGTAATGATGGGTGCCGATGTGATAAAAGAACCGTTCGCAGTAATCAACTGTGATGACTTCTACGGCCGTGACTCTTTCCAGGTGATGGGCAAATATCTGTCTGCTCTTCCTGAAGGTTCAAAGAACGTTTATTCAATGGTAGGTTTCCGTATCGGCAACACATTGAGCGAAAGCGGTACAGTATCCCGTGGTATCTGCGGTACAAATGCCGACAACCTGTTGACTTCTGTTGTAGAACGTACTAAGATTCAACGTCTTGACGGCGAAGTGAAATACATTGACGACAACGGTGAATGGACTGCTACTCCCGACACTACTCCGGTGAGTATGAACTTCTGGGGCTTCACTCCTGATTACTTCGCATACAGCGAAGAATTCTTCAAAACCTTCCTGAGCGACCCGAAGAACATGGAAAACCTGAAGAGCGAATTCTTCATCCCGTTGATGGTGGATAAATTGATTAATGACGGAACTGCAACAGTAGAAGTTCTTGATACTACCAGCAAATGGTTCGGTGTTACTTATCCGGAAGACCGCCAGAGCGTAGTAGACAAGATTCAGGCATTGGTCGATGCCGGTGAATATCCTGCCAAGTTGTTCTGA